One Nostoc sp. UHCC 0302 DNA window includes the following coding sequences:
- a CDS encoding pentapeptide repeat-containing protein, translated as MYILNNHFYLICLGLISLTPLAICLGTVSQKDTPIKQLWVSVEAAKGQKDSTSRISALEKLVNAGVPLNNIPLKDANLSHVKLSSANLSSAYLVGVNLYRANLNSANLKGANLEGANLIGANLEGANLEGAKLSSANLSSANLKGANLKAADLYRANLFSINLTGANLNAADLSRAKLYRANLSNADLVGAKLSRAVLEDAKLFHAQLSRTTLFSADLTGADLFSANLNAADLSYANLKDAKLSITNLSSANLSNANLSSTKFSSANLTSTNLTAAQHLTLHQIKTAKNWDKACYDPEFQQQLDLSLKITHNAEQDCSSDSY; from the coding sequence ATGTACATACTTAATAATCATTTCTATCTGATTTGTCTTGGTTTGATTTCACTTACGCCTTTAGCAATTTGCTTGGGAACTGTTTCCCAAAAAGACACACCAATAAAACAACTTTGGGTTAGTGTTGAAGCTGCAAAAGGACAAAAAGACAGTACATCCAGAATTTCGGCGCTAGAAAAACTAGTCAACGCTGGTGTTCCTCTAAATAATATTCCTCTAAAGGATGCCAACCTTTCCCATGTCAAGCTCTCTTCTGCCAATCTAAGTAGCGCCTACCTTGTAGGCGTCAACCTTTATCGTGCCAACCTAAATAGTGCCAATTTGAAAGGAGCCAACCTAGAAGGAGCTAACCTTATAGGAGCTAACCTTGAAGGAGCTAACCTTGAAGGAGCCAAGCTAAGTAGTGCCAACTTAAGTAGCGCTAACCTCAAAGGTGCTAATCTCAAAGCTGCCGATCTCTACCGTGCCAACCTTTTTAGTATCAACCTAACAGGCGCTAACCTGAACGCAGCCGACCTCTCCCGTGCTAAGCTCTATCGTGCCAACCTCAGTAATGCTGACCTTGTAGGTGCAAAGCTTTCTCGTGCTGTGCTAGAAGATGCGAAGCTGTTCCATGCTCAGCTTTCCCGCACTACTCTTTTTAGTGCTGACCTCACAGGTGCTGACCTTTTTAGTGCGAACCTGAACGCAGCCGACCTCTCTTACGCCAATCTTAAAGATGCCAAGCTTTCCATCACTAACTTAAGTAGTGCCAACCTCAGTAATGCCAACTTAAGTAGTACCAAGTTTTCTAGTGCCAATCTTACTAGTACTAACCTGACTGCTGCTCAACATCTAACTCTTCATCAGATAAAAACTGCTAAGAATTGGGATAAAGCCTGCTACGATCCTGAATTTCAGCAACAACTAGACTTGTCTCTAAAAATTACACACAATGCTGAGCAAGATTGTTCCTCTGACAGTTACTAA